From the Astyanax mexicanus isolate ESR-SI-001 chromosome 12, AstMex3_surface, whole genome shotgun sequence genome, the window TTTATCCTCATCTGAACTTGAATCCCTTTCTCCCTGATACCAGAAAATAGAACATTACTATGTAACACTTGGCAATAAATGGCAACTCTTAAAAAACACGGAATATACATACCCATGACACTGAGACTTGGACATTCTTTTCCATTTTTGTAAAGCAGGTTTTGTGCCAGAAACAAGAGCAGACTACAAGAGAATCAACAAAATAATTCAGGAGATGAAAACTAATGTAGTCCACTGCTTTATACAAACTTAACACCGATTTTGTAAAACTGTACGTTTGTGACATTTAACACAACTCTGTTGTAAAGAACCAGGCCACATAACTGCCTAATATATAACCTTCCAGATTATGTAAAAAATGACAATGGCAAGTATATCACCTTAAtctgaaataaagattttaagatttttgaTACACTATGACTGTTACTGACCTTTACACTTTAGACCAATCCATTTGAGTGATGCAAAAGGTCCATCACATGCGACACATTTGTTCATGCTTGAAACAGTTGCAATGACTATCTTATGTTGACAgtcctggtaaaaaaaaagaaacactattaaaaaaatgttgtactCCAAAATATGTAGATTGGACATTGTATGTCAACAGCTAAAACAGTTCAGAAATTTTACTTAATGGCAACATAGTTATATGATGGAAAAAATGTACTTGTATGCCAACATTTaccaaaattattaaaataaggtACACAGCACAAGCACAAGCACATTTTGTATAATTTTGTATCAAGCACATTCAATATCATTTATTTCAGGGTAAGCCAGGTAAAAATACCAACAGCTTTCCATAAGCAACTGTGCCACCTTGCTCATATTGAGCCACAAAAAAGGGCTCAATATGGTGGCATCTCAATATGATGAGGCAGGCAACAGCAagcacaaaaatgtaaaataagtaaCTGCAGGTTCTCATGCCTCAATTGGTCCAGCATAGTAATCACAAAACATGTTCTAACAGAATAAGTAGTATTATTTGACGAATGCTTAACACGAGACTGACTCCCAACTCCCAACGTACCTCAGATATTGTGTTGGATGTCTGCTCTTGGGGATGCAGTTGGTCTCTTTCATTGACTATCTGAAAGTATAAGTACAGGCAAACAATTCTATTAATAGAAACCAAGCACCAACATATTCTCTTGGTGTTCTTATTAGACATTATTCATCCAACACATACTAAAGCTGAACACAACCAGAACTACATGCATtggttaaatcatttatttaaatgggTAATATAGGTGGTATTATATGATAAATGCTGGTTTATAATTGATGCATCACTACAGCTGCAACCATATGATTGGCTAAAATTATttcaaacacagagacacacccCCCACACAAAGTAGCTACATATATATCAGTGTCATAACATGGTATCATAAtatagttatcatgacaggcctacaggGCCCAAACATCAAGAATTACAGACACCTTACACATACTCACAGCACATTGTCTTTAACTTACCTCTTCTCCTTTACTTAGAGCCTGTAAATTTTGCGGCTGAGACTGTTGCTGGTCCTTCTTGGCCAGGATTGGGCTGGTTGTGACCAGATTTGTTCGCTCagtaatgttctaaaaaaaagtagcatatgtaaaattgtatttatacCCATGGTCTGTTGACAGAATCTGTTAAACATGTTATAATAAAAAGATGAATAAAATTATACCGGTTCCATCTCTATAACAGGAGGCAGGGCAGGCACTATGACACTGTTAGAAGCTTCTTGTGCAGGAACAGCCTAACAGTGTCAGAAACAATATTTTACATTGCCATCATTGCTTGGTATCAATTCTATGTAGTTCTTtgttgttaataaaataaaatgttgtaaTAAAATGATGAACAAAACTGTTCAGGACATGCACTACAGCTTGTGAAACAGAAGTCCCTCGAGACCACACTTTTGTCATATGCTACACacacaggctgatataaatattCACTGAAAAATATCTGCAGAGATATCTGCAGAGCCCCTGTAAAGCATAGTGACCTTATAAAACAGGTctggccacacacacacccagtaacACACAAACTCCCAGTAAACAATGCAGTCCTAGTAAGTACTTAAGTCCTCATGTAGAATGTTTCTGTCACACATGTtgatacacacagacactaactGTGACTGCAAATCTGATGCATGTCCTTGTTGAACACACTGTACTCACAAGACAGGTCTAAGACATACACAGCTTAAATACACAGACTAGCTAAATTCAGTTAAAATGGGTGCCGGTTATTCTAAATAAATTATGTTCACACTTCCCAACGTACCTCAGATTTTGTGTTGGACGTCTGCTCTTGGGGATGCAGTTGGTCTCTTTCATTGACTATCTGAAAATATAAGTACAGGCAAACAATTCTATTAATAGAAACCAAGCACCAACATATTCTCTTGGTGTTCTTATTAGACATTATTCATCCAACACATACTAAAGCTGAACACAACCAGAACTACATGCATtggttaaatcatttatttaaatgggTAATATAGGTGGTATTATATGATAAATGCTGGTTTATACTTGATGCATCACTACAGTTGCAACCATATGATTGGCTAAAATTATttcaaacacagagacacacccCCCACACAAATTAGCTGCATATACAGTCATGGCGGAAAGTGTTGGCACCTCAAattatttctcccagaaaatgattgcaattacacgttttgttatacatatgtttatttcctttgtgtgtattggaacaacacaaaaaacagagggagaaaatgtgAATTCGAcctaattttacacaaaactccaaaaatgggccggACAAAATTGTTGGCACCCTTTCAAACTTGagggtaaataactttgtttGAAGCATGTGATGCTCATTCAAACTCACCTGTGATAagtaacaggtgtgggcaatttaaaaatcacacctgaaaccagataaaaaggagagaagttctcaatctttgcattgtgtgtctgtgtgtatcacactaagcatggagaacagaaagaggaaaagagaactgtctgaggacttgagaACAAGGTTACAAGTGCATCTCCAGAGATCTTGATGATCCTTTGTCCACGGTGCACAACATAATCAAGAAGTTTACAACCCATGTCACTGTAGCTAATCTCCCTGGTAATGGATGGAGGAGAAAAATTGATGAAAGGTTGCAAGGCAGGATAGTCCGgatggtggataagcagccccaatcaagttccaaagaaattcaagctaTTCTGCAGGtgcagggtgcatcagtgtcagctcgAACTACCGGTTgaatttgaatgaaatgaaacgcTATGTCAGGGGACCCAGGAGgaccccactgctgacacagggACATAAAAAATCTAGACTGCAGTTTGCCAAAATGTACGTAAGCCAAAATCATTCTGGGAAAAcgtcttgtggacagatgagaccaagata encodes:
- the LOC111192707 gene encoding uncharacterized protein LOC111192707 isoform X8; translated protein: MFEFRYNGKLFCVDASLDDGSLGRLVNDDHLNPNSKMRTITTGGKPHLCLFATRSINPGEEITYNYGDSEWPWRCKIVNERDQLHPQEQTSNTKSEAVPAQEASNSVIVPALPPVIEMEPNITERTNLVTTSPILAKKDQQQSQPQNLQALSKGEEIVNERDQLHPQEQTSNTKSEAVPAQEASNSVIVPALPPVIEMEPNITERTNLVTTSPILAKKDQQQSQPQNLQALSKGEEIVNERDQLHPQEQTSNTISEDCQHKIVIATVSSMNKCVACDGPFASLKWIGLKCKVCSCFWHKTCFTKMEKNVQVSVSWVCIFRVF